The Bradyrhizobium ottawaense genome window below encodes:
- the metK gene encoding methionine adenosyltransferase, with product MRASYLFTSESVSEGHPDKVCDRISDEIVDLFYREGPKAGIDPWQIRAACETLATTNKVVIAGETRGPKSVTNEQIEGVVRGAIKDIGYEQEGFHWKTCDIEILLHPQSADIAQGVDALQPGEVKEEGAGDQGIMFGYATNETPDLMPAPIFYAHKILRLISEARHSGKEKVLGPDSKSQVTVQYENGKPVGVREIVVSHQHLVEDISSKQIRDIVEPYVREALPKDWITPKTIWHINPTGKFFIGGPDGDSGLTGRKIIVDTYGGAAPHGGGAFSGKDPTKVDRSAAYAARYVAKNIVAAGLADRCTLQLAYAIGVARPLSIYIDTHGTGKVPEEQLEKAAAQAMDLTPRGIRSHLDLNRPIYARTSAYGHFGRTPDNEGGFSWEKTDLVEQLKRAL from the coding sequence ATGCGCGCGTCCTATCTCTTCACCAGCGAGTCCGTGTCCGAGGGCCATCCGGACAAGGTGTGCGACCGGATCTCCGACGAGATCGTCGATCTGTTCTACCGCGAAGGGCCGAAGGCCGGCATCGACCCCTGGCAGATCCGCGCCGCCTGCGAGACCCTGGCGACCACCAACAAAGTGGTGATCGCCGGTGAGACCCGCGGTCCGAAGTCGGTGACCAACGAGCAGATCGAGGGCGTCGTCCGGGGTGCGATCAAGGACATCGGCTACGAGCAGGAAGGTTTCCACTGGAAGACCTGCGACATCGAGATTCTGCTGCATCCGCAGTCGGCCGACATCGCCCAGGGCGTTGATGCGCTGCAGCCGGGCGAGGTCAAGGAAGAGGGCGCGGGCGACCAGGGCATCATGTTCGGTTACGCCACCAACGAGACGCCAGATCTGATGCCGGCGCCGATCTTCTACGCCCACAAGATCCTTCGCCTGATCTCCGAAGCCCGTCACTCCGGCAAGGAGAAGGTGCTCGGTCCGGACTCCAAGAGCCAGGTCACCGTGCAGTACGAGAACGGCAAGCCGGTCGGCGTGCGCGAGATCGTGGTTTCGCATCAGCACCTGGTCGAGGACATCTCGTCCAAGCAGATTCGCGACATCGTCGAGCCCTATGTGCGCGAGGCGCTGCCGAAGGACTGGATCACGCCGAAGACGATCTGGCACATCAACCCGACCGGAAAGTTCTTCATCGGCGGTCCCGATGGTGACTCCGGCCTGACTGGCCGTAAGATCATCGTCGACACCTATGGTGGCGCGGCCCCGCATGGCGGCGGCGCGTTCTCCGGCAAGGATCCGACCAAGGTCGACCGCTCGGCGGCTTATGCTGCGCGCTACGTCGCCAAGAACATCGTTGCCGCCGGCCTTGCCGACCGCTGCACGCTCCAGCTCGCCTACGCCATCGGCGTGGCGCGGCCGCTGTCGATCTACATCGACACCCACGGCACCGGTAAGGTGCCGGAGGAGCAACTCGAGAAGGCGGCGGCGCAGGCGATGGATCTGACGCCCCGCGGCATCCGCAGCCATCTCGACCTCAACCGCCCGATCTACGCGCGCACCTCGGCCTACGGCCATTTCGGCCGCACGCCCGACAACGAGGGCGGCTTCTCCTGGGAGAAGACCGACCTCGTCGAGCAGCTCAAGCGCGCGCTCTGA
- the ahcY gene encoding adenosylhomocysteinase, whose protein sequence is MNAKPGFTDYIVKDISLADFGRKELSLAETEMPGLMATREEYGPKQPLKGARIAGSLHMTIQTGVLIETLAALGADIRWVSCNIYSTQDHAAAAIAAAGIPVFAVKGETLTEYWDYTAKLFDWHGGGHPNMILDDGGDATMYVHLGLRAENGDAAFLDKPGSEEEEVFFALLKKQLKEKPKGYFAEIAKSIKGVSEETTTGVHRLYDMQKAGTLLWPAINVNDSVTKSKFDNLYGCRESLVDGIRRGTDVMMSGKVAMVAGFGDVGKGSAASLRQAGCRVMVSEVDPICALQAAMEGYEVVTMEDAAPRADIFVTATGNKDIITIEHMRAMKDRAIVCNIGHFDNEIQIAGLRNLKWTNIKPQVDEIEFPDKHRIIMLSEGRLVNLGNAMGHPSFVMSASFTNQTLAQIELFANNKDGKYKKEVYVLPKSLDEKVARLHLAKIGVKLTELRKDQADYIGVKQEGPYKSDHYRY, encoded by the coding sequence ATGAACGCGAAGCCCGGCTTCACCGATTACATCGTCAAGGACATTTCGCTCGCCGATTTCGGCCGCAAGGAGCTCTCGCTCGCCGAGACCGAGATGCCCGGTCTGATGGCCACCCGCGAAGAGTACGGCCCGAAGCAGCCGCTGAAGGGCGCGCGCATCGCCGGCTCCTTGCACATGACGATCCAGACCGGCGTGCTGATCGAGACGCTGGCCGCCCTCGGCGCCGACATTCGCTGGGTCTCCTGCAACATCTATTCGACGCAGGACCACGCTGCGGCCGCGATCGCTGCCGCCGGCATTCCCGTCTTCGCCGTCAAGGGCGAGACGCTGACCGAGTACTGGGACTACACCGCAAAACTGTTCGACTGGCACGGCGGCGGTCACCCGAACATGATCCTCGACGACGGTGGTGACGCCACCATGTACGTCCATCTCGGTCTGCGCGCTGAGAACGGCGACGCTGCGTTCCTGGACAAGCCGGGTTCGGAAGAAGAGGAAGTCTTCTTCGCGCTGCTGAAGAAGCAGCTCAAGGAAAAGCCCAAGGGCTACTTCGCCGAGATCGCCAAGAGCATCAAGGGCGTGTCCGAAGAGACCACCACGGGCGTGCATCGTCTCTATGACATGCAGAAGGCCGGCACGCTGCTGTGGCCCGCCATCAACGTCAACGACAGCGTCACCAAGTCGAAGTTCGACAATCTCTATGGCTGCCGTGAATCGCTGGTCGACGGCATCCGCCGCGGCACCGACGTGATGATGTCGGGTAAGGTTGCGATGGTCGCCGGCTTCGGCGACGTCGGCAAGGGTTCGGCCGCCTCGCTGCGCCAGGCCGGCTGCCGCGTGATGGTGTCGGAAGTCGATCCGATCTGCGCGCTGCAGGCCGCGATGGAAGGCTACGAAGTCGTGACCATGGAAGACGCAGCTCCCCGCGCCGACATCTTTGTCACCGCGACCGGCAACAAGGACATCATCACCATCGAACACATGCGCGCGATGAAGGATCGCGCCATCGTCTGCAACATCGGTCACTTCGACAACGAGATCCAGATCGCGGGTCTGCGTAACCTGAAGTGGACCAACATCAAGCCGCAGGTCGACGAGATCGAATTTCCGGACAAGCACCGCATCATCATGCTGTCGGAAGGCCGCCTCGTGAACCTCGGCAACGCGATGGGCCATCCGTCCTTCGTGATGTCGGCCTCCTTCACCAACCAGACCCTGGCGCAGATCGAGCTGTTCGCCAATAACAAGGACGGCAAGTACAAGAAGGAAGTCTACGTGCTGCCGAAGTCGCTCGACGAGAAGGTCGCGCGCCTGCACCTCGCCAAGATCGGCGTCAAGCTCACCGAGCTGCGCAAGGACCAGGCCGACTATATCGGCGTGAAGCAGGAAGGCCCGTACAAG